A genomic stretch from Cellulomonas sp. KRMCY2 includes:
- the topA gene encoding type I DNA topoisomerase: MAAGRKLVIVESPAKARTIAGYLGEGFTVEASVGHIRDLPQPSELPVEMKKGPFGKFAVDVDNGFEPYYVVDADKKKKVADLKRALKGADELYLATDEDREGEAIAWHLLSELKPTVPVKRMVFHEITREAIQRALENTRPLDQFLVDAQETRRILDRLYGYEVSPVLWRKVRQGLSAGRVQSVATRLVVERERERMAFRAADYWDVTGTFAQAAPSVEAEHGSFTARLVQVDGQRVASGRDFDDRGMLKSSQVVHLDEQRAIALAEGLRSAPFAVVSLETKPYTRRPAAPFTTSTLQQEASRKLRMGSRQTMRTAQGLYENGYITYMRTDSPALSSQAIDAARRQAAELYGPEYVPASARVYASKSKGAQEAHEAIRPAGDHFRTPAQVARELSGDQFKLYELIWKRTVASQMADARGSTASVRLGATATAAGVDGSAAEAVFAASGTVITFRGFMAAYEEGRDLDRYADDDGAAADGSSADGAAGGPAGGAATGERSTKAGGAGAEARLPQMAEGDAMAGSDLVADGHHTSPPPRFTEASLIKALEERGIGRPSTYAATISVIQDRGYVTNRGQALVPSWLAFAVTRLLEENFDWLVDYDFTAEMELDLDAIAAGEKDRVAWLTRFYFGDGTGRTEGEGLRDLVANLGEIDAREVNSIDIGDGITLRVGRYGPYLEEAGVGGGAEATAATADGAATADGAGAVPTPPRRASVPEDLAPDELTVAKARELLETMPDGDIVLGQDPSTGTTIVAKNGRYGPYVTELLPEPELDEGLSAAARKKALAALPKPRTASLLKSMELYAVTLDDALRLLSLPRVVGVDPETGVEITAQNGRYGPYLKKGTDSRTLPSEEAMFDVTLEEALAIYEQPKRGRGTSATAPLRELGVDPVSGKPVVVKEGRFGAYVTDGESNATLRKEDSVETVTIERAAELLAEKRARGPVKRRTTTRTTVKKAPAKKAATSKAGTKKA; this comes from the coding sequence ATGGCCGCAGGTCGCAAGCTCGTGATCGTGGAGTCGCCGGCGAAGGCGCGCACGATCGCCGGCTACCTCGGCGAGGGGTTCACCGTCGAGGCGTCCGTCGGGCACATCCGCGACCTGCCTCAGCCGTCCGAGCTGCCGGTGGAGATGAAGAAGGGCCCGTTCGGCAAGTTCGCGGTCGACGTCGACAACGGGTTCGAGCCCTACTACGTCGTCGACGCGGACAAGAAGAAGAAGGTCGCCGACCTCAAGCGGGCACTCAAGGGCGCCGACGAGCTCTACCTCGCAACAGACGAGGACCGCGAGGGCGAGGCCATCGCGTGGCACCTGCTCTCCGAGCTCAAGCCGACGGTCCCGGTCAAGCGGATGGTCTTCCACGAGATCACGCGTGAGGCGATCCAGCGAGCGCTGGAGAACACCCGCCCGCTCGACCAGTTCCTCGTCGACGCGCAGGAGACGCGGCGCATCCTCGACCGCCTCTACGGCTACGAGGTCTCCCCGGTGCTGTGGCGCAAGGTGCGGCAGGGCCTGTCCGCCGGACGCGTGCAGTCCGTCGCGACGAGGCTCGTCGTCGAGCGTGAGCGCGAGCGGATGGCGTTCCGCGCCGCCGACTACTGGGACGTCACGGGGACGTTCGCCCAGGCGGCACCGTCGGTCGAGGCCGAGCACGGGAGCTTCACCGCGCGGCTGGTCCAGGTCGATGGTCAGCGCGTGGCCAGCGGTCGGGACTTCGACGACCGGGGCATGCTCAAGAGCTCCCAGGTGGTGCACCTGGACGAGCAGCGCGCGATCGCACTGGCCGAGGGTCTGCGCTCGGCGCCGTTCGCCGTCGTGAGCCTGGAGACCAAGCCCTACACACGCCGTCCGGCGGCGCCGTTCACGACCTCGACGCTGCAGCAGGAGGCCTCGCGCAAGCTGCGGATGGGGTCGCGGCAGACCATGCGCACGGCGCAGGGCCTGTACGAGAACGGCTACATCACCTACATGCGTACCGACTCACCTGCGCTGTCGAGCCAGGCGATCGACGCCGCGCGTCGCCAGGCCGCCGAGCTCTACGGGCCGGAGTACGTGCCGGCGTCCGCCCGGGTCTACGCGTCCAAGAGCAAGGGCGCCCAGGAGGCGCACGAGGCCATCCGGCCCGCCGGTGACCACTTCCGGACTCCGGCACAGGTCGCGCGGGAGCTGTCCGGCGACCAGTTCAAGCTGTACGAGCTGATCTGGAAGCGCACTGTCGCGTCGCAGATGGCCGACGCGCGCGGCTCGACGGCGTCCGTCCGGCTCGGTGCGACGGCGACCGCTGCGGGGGTCGACGGCTCTGCGGCCGAGGCCGTGTTCGCGGCGTCCGGCACGGTCATCACGTTCCGCGGGTTCATGGCGGCGTACGAGGAGGGGCGCGACCTCGACCGGTACGCCGACGACGACGGTGCGGCGGCTGACGGTTCTTCGGCTGACGGTGCTGCCGGCGGCCCTGCCGGGGGAGCTGCCACCGGCGAGCGCTCGACGAAGGCCGGCGGGGCGGGCGCCGAGGCCCGGCTGCCGCAGATGGCCGAGGGTGACGCGATGGCAGGGTCGGACCTGGTGGCCGACGGGCACCACACGTCGCCGCCGCCGCGATTCACCGAGGCGAGCCTGATCAAGGCCCTCGAGGAGCGCGGCATCGGGCGGCCCTCGACGTACGCCGCGACGATCTCGGTCATCCAGGACCGCGGGTACGTGACAAACCGAGGTCAGGCCCTCGTGCCGAGCTGGCTGGCGTTCGCCGTCACGCGGCTGCTGGAGGAGAACTTCGACTGGTTGGTGGACTACGACTTCACCGCGGAGATGGAGCTGGACCTCGACGCCATCGCGGCCGGCGAGAAGGACCGCGTCGCTTGGCTGACCCGGTTCTACTTCGGTGACGGCACCGGTCGCACCGAGGGGGAGGGGTTGCGCGACCTCGTCGCGAACCTCGGCGAGATCGACGCGCGCGAGGTCAACTCGATCGACATCGGTGACGGCATCACGCTGCGCGTCGGCAGGTACGGGCCGTATCTCGAGGAGGCCGGGGTCGGCGGTGGCGCAGAGGCGACCGCAGCGACAGCCGACGGCGCAGCGACAGCCGACGGCGCGGGGGCCGTGCCGACGCCACCGCGGCGGGCGTCCGTGCCCGAAGACCTGGCGCCGGACGAGCTGACGGTCGCCAAGGCGCGCGAGCTGCTCGAGACGATGCCGGACGGCGACATCGTGCTGGGCCAGGACCCGAGCACCGGGACGACGATCGTCGCCAAGAACGGTCGCTACGGGCCGTACGTCACCGAGCTGCTGCCCGAGCCCGAGCTCGACGAGGGGCTCTCTGCGGCCGCGCGCAAGAAGGCGCTGGCAGCACTGCCGAAGCCGAGGACCGCGTCCCTGCTCAAGTCCATGGAGCTGTACGCCGTCACGCTCGACGACGCGTTGCGCCTGCTGTCGTTGCCGCGTGTGGTCGGCGTCGACCCGGAGACCGGCGTCGAGATCACCGCGCAGAACGGTCGGTACGGGCCCTACCTGAAGAAGGGGACCGACTCGCGGACCCTGCCGAGCGAGGAAGCGATGTTCGACGTCACCCTCGAGGAGGCGCTGGCGATCTACGAGCAGCCCAAGCGCGGACGCGGGACGTCGGCGACGGCGCCGCTGCGCGAGCTCGGCGTCGACCCCGTCTCCGGCAAGCCGGTGGTGGTCAAGGAGGGCCGGTTCGGTGCGTACGTGACGGACGGCGAGTCGAACGCGACGTTGCGCAAGGAGGACTCGGTGGAGACCGTGACCATCGAGCGTGCCGCGGAGCTGCTGGCCGAGAAGCGCGCGCGCGGCCCGGTCAAGCGCCGCACGACGACGCGGACGACCGTCAAGAAGGCTCCAGCGAAGAAGGCCGCGACGAGCAAGGCCGGCACCAAGAAGGCCTGA
- a CDS encoding phosphatase PAP2 family protein codes for MAALAGVGVWATWSYFVLSRTGRLLEQAAFDGAEFGQNRLWQIAEPVLDVISVPFIAVVLVATMLLAVLRRRTLLALQVAVLMGGANLTSQVLKLGVLDRPDLGIDDPLRNSLPSGHTTAAASVSAALVFVVPRRLRPAAAVLGAVYTAATGVSTLVGKWHRPSDVVAALLVVLAWGALAGALGSHGPVVPGVEHPRETAAVAALLLVAGLVSGAGAALALQRSLAGLDGGLDSKAELLTAYGGGALAVVAFSCAAFGALLLLRRAAEPRRG; via the coding sequence GTGGCGGCGCTCGCAGGGGTCGGCGTCTGGGCCACCTGGTCGTACTTCGTGCTGAGCCGGACCGGCCGACTGCTCGAGCAGGCGGCGTTCGACGGAGCCGAGTTCGGTCAGAACCGGCTCTGGCAGATCGCTGAACCGGTCCTCGACGTGATCTCCGTGCCGTTCATCGCCGTCGTGCTGGTCGCGACGATGCTGCTCGCGGTCCTGCGCCGACGGACGCTGCTGGCCCTGCAGGTTGCCGTCCTCATGGGCGGCGCCAACCTGACCAGCCAGGTGCTCAAGCTGGGCGTGCTGGACCGGCCGGACCTCGGCATCGACGACCCGCTGCGCAACTCGCTGCCGAGCGGCCACACCACGGCTGCCGCGTCGGTCTCCGCGGCCCTCGTCTTCGTGGTGCCCCGTCGGCTCCGGCCGGCCGCCGCCGTCCTCGGTGCCGTCTACACCGCGGCGACCGGGGTGTCGACGCTGGTCGGCAAGTGGCACCGGCCGAGCGATGTCGTCGCCGCCCTGCTGGTCGTGCTGGCCTGGGGTGCGCTCGCGGGCGCGCTCGGCTCGCACGGCCCGGTGGTCCCAGGCGTCGAGCACCCGCGCGAGACGGCCGCCGTCGCTGCGCTGCTGCTGGTGGCGGGCCTGGTCAGCGGTGCCGGTGCTGCGCTCGCGCTGCAGCGCAGCCTCGCCGGGCTCGACGGCGGTCTCGACTCGAAGGCTGAGCTGCTCACCGCGTACGGCGGCGGTGCGCTGGCCGTCGTCGCGTTCTCGTGCGCCGCGTTCGGGGCGCTCCTGCTGCTCCGTCGGGCCGCCGAGCCGAGGCGTGGCTGA
- a CDS encoding response regulator transcription factor has protein sequence MSTPTTVRSISAAREHLTRPDGSPIRALVVDDEPSLGDLLATALRYEGWQVETALTGHAAIKAAKAMAPDVILLDVMLPDMSGLEVLRRVRATRSDVPVLFLTARDAVEDRIAGLTAGGDDYVTKPFSLEEVVARLRALLRRSGATAVHEDARLVVGDLTMDEDSHEVTRDGTDIHLTATEFELLRYLMRNPRRVLSKAQILDRVWQYDFGGQANIVELYISYLRRKIDAGRTPMIHTLRGVGYQLKAAEPRPDER, from the coding sequence ATGAGCACACCGACGACCGTCCGCTCGATCAGCGCTGCCCGCGAACACCTCACCAGGCCCGACGGCAGCCCGATCCGCGCCCTGGTGGTCGACGACGAGCCCTCCCTCGGCGACCTGCTCGCCACCGCCCTGCGCTATGAGGGGTGGCAGGTCGAGACCGCGCTGACCGGCCACGCAGCCATCAAGGCGGCGAAGGCGATGGCGCCCGACGTGATCCTGCTCGACGTCATGCTCCCCGACATGTCCGGCCTCGAGGTCCTGCGCCGGGTTCGCGCCACCCGGTCGGACGTGCCCGTCCTGTTCCTCACCGCACGCGATGCCGTCGAGGACCGGATCGCGGGCCTGACCGCCGGTGGCGACGACTACGTCACGAAGCCGTTCAGCCTCGAGGAGGTCGTCGCCCGGCTGCGTGCCCTGCTGCGCCGGTCCGGAGCCACCGCCGTGCACGAGGACGCCCGGCTCGTCGTCGGCGACCTGACCATGGACGAGGACAGCCACGAGGTGACCCGGGACGGTACGGACATCCACCTCACAGCGACCGAGTTCGAGCTGCTGCGCTACCTCATGCGCAACCCCCGACGCGTCCTGTCCAAGGCCCAGATCCTCGACCGCGTCTGGCAGTACGACTTCGGCGGGCAGGCGAACATCGTCGAGCTCTACATCTCCTACCTGCGCCGCAAGATCGACGCCGGTCGGACGCCGATGATCCACACGCTGCGTGGCGTCGGCTACCAGCTCAAGGCGGCCGAGCCCCGGCCCGACGAGCGCTGA
- a CDS encoding cell wall metabolism sensor histidine kinase WalK: MPRFALGARRRSRTPQAGDPQAGDPQAPVAARPAGGRGPQHRTLRRRLVAVLLGLLIGVAGAMGVVSSLALRGSLVAQLDDRLFASSERAAAAERGFGPVPDDHTDDLAAAPDGPPPALDAPGQGTGTVTLSVQGDAVRSGYIDDNGAFQALTDEQESLLEAVSPSDVPRTVHLAELGEYRVLATTTADGGLLVTGLSTADATATVQDYLVVEALVAAAGIVIAALAGTALVRRELEPLERVAATATRVSELPLDRGEVSLTRVPEADTDPGTEVGQVGAALNRMLGHIEAALTARHESETQVRQFVADASHELRTPLASIRGYAELVRRLPAGLPDDALRAMERVESEAERMTSLVEDLLLLARLDAGRTLDRVEVDLTALAIDAVADAHVAGPDHVWRLDLPPDGDPTDGPHPTDGADGEDADLDETGAAPCVVAGDEHRLRQVLANLLSNARAHTPPGTTVVTSVRCDGETVTVQVQDDGPGIPDTLRGRLFQRFTRGEEGRSRGAGSTGLGLAIVDAVVAAHGGRIEVDGQAGATTFTVTLPVAPAG; the protein is encoded by the coding sequence ATGCCGCGGTTCGCCCTCGGAGCACGACGACGATCTCGGACGCCGCAGGCCGGCGACCCGCAGGCCGGCGACCCGCAGGCACCGGTCGCGGCCCGGCCGGCGGGTGGACGCGGGCCCCAGCACCGGACCCTGCGTCGTCGGCTCGTCGCCGTGCTCCTGGGCCTGCTCATCGGTGTGGCCGGTGCGATGGGTGTGGTCTCGAGCCTCGCACTCCGCGGCTCTCTCGTCGCACAGCTCGACGACCGACTGTTCGCATCGAGCGAGCGTGCCGCGGCGGCCGAGCGTGGCTTCGGACCGGTGCCGGACGATCACACCGACGACCTGGCGGCGGCCCCGGACGGCCCGCCGCCAGCCCTCGACGCCCCCGGGCAGGGCACCGGCACGGTCACCCTGTCCGTCCAGGGCGACGCCGTCCGCTCGGGCTACATCGACGACAACGGAGCCTTCCAGGCACTGACCGACGAGCAGGAGTCCCTGCTCGAGGCCGTCAGCCCGAGCGATGTGCCGCGGACCGTCCATCTGGCCGAGCTCGGTGAGTACCGCGTGCTCGCGACCACGACGGCGGACGGCGGCCTCCTGGTCACCGGCCTGTCCACCGCCGACGCGACCGCGACCGTGCAGGACTACCTCGTGGTCGAGGCTCTGGTCGCCGCTGCCGGCATCGTCATCGCCGCCCTGGCCGGCACGGCACTGGTGCGCCGCGAGCTCGAGCCGCTCGAGCGGGTCGCCGCGACCGCCACCCGGGTCTCCGAGCTCCCCCTCGACCGCGGCGAGGTCAGCCTCACGCGCGTGCCGGAGGCCGACACCGACCCCGGCACGGAGGTCGGTCAGGTCGGCGCGGCCCTCAACCGGATGCTCGGCCACATCGAGGCCGCCCTGACCGCGCGGCACGAGAGCGAGACCCAGGTGCGCCAGTTCGTCGCGGATGCGAGCCACGAGCTGCGGACCCCGCTCGCCTCGATCCGCGGCTACGCCGAGCTCGTCCGGCGCCTGCCGGCCGGGCTCCCGGATGACGCGCTGCGCGCGATGGAACGCGTCGAGTCCGAGGCCGAGCGGATGACATCCCTGGTCGAGGACCTGCTGCTGCTCGCCCGGCTCGATGCCGGGCGCACCCTGGACCGCGTCGAGGTCGACCTCACGGCCCTGGCGATCGACGCGGTCGCCGATGCGCACGTCGCCGGCCCCGACCACGTGTGGCGGCTCGACCTGCCGCCCGACGGCGACCCCACGGACGGACCCCACCCCACGGACGGAGCCGACGGCGAGGACGCGGACCTCGACGAGACCGGCGCGGCGCCCTGTGTCGTCGCCGGCGACGAGCACCGCCTCCGTCAGGTCCTGGCGAACCTGCTCTCCAACGCCCGTGCGCACACGCCACCGGGGACGACAGTCGTGACCTCGGTGCGGTGCGACGGCGAGACCGTCACCGTCCAGGTGCAGGACGACGGCCCAGGCATCCCCGACACCCTGCGCGGACGACTGTTCCAGCGGTTCACGCGGGGTGAGGAGGGTCGCTCGCGGGGCGCGGGGTCGACCGGTCTCGGCCTCGCCATCGTCGACGCCGTCGTCGCGGCCCACGGGGGACGCATCGAGGTCGACGGGCAGGCAGGCGCCACGACGTTCACGGTGACCCTGCCGGTCGCGCCGGCTGGATGA
- a CDS encoding efflux RND transporter periplasmic adaptor subunit produces the protein MGAGALVVCLVGGGVAIASGREAGPRYRTAIASTGQVEQTIDAVGTIASATLRDAAFPVAGTVATVDVAVGDVVGPGDVLATLDTTALEDALEEAEAALADAEQELEDDLESQTAVSETSSASVSATSVSATSVSATAPGTQATGTQASDPADPAGVDASSDPMQDPGVVAALAAVRRAQDDLIAQYEVVSAALEQSASSLATSESVCNAFVTASAATVETSDPVDPVDPADPVDPADPVDPADPADPADPVDPADPVDPADPDPTVPVADALLACQAAIGQVATDQEAVAAGQTALLDLAVALDHAVTAAQEAVRVAVAAAATSSGGSTEPASTGPAGTGPAPSTVMTPSTSATAPVVPVASQAGGSETTQVASAADILADRAAIDVAEAEVAIATAALGRVSLTSPVVGTVAAVSMAAGDTVPASSTSAVITVIGVDGYVVETTIAVSDIDTVEVGQSTTLTVASAAGVLTGVVSSIGILNASTTSSDPSYTVVVAVDSTDQPLFDGAAAQLTITVGANESAVTVPTSAVHVDGSVATVQVLADDVVSDVQVTTGVVGTELTEIASGLTVGDEIVLADLLEPLAVDDDSAESGLSGLSGSTSGQVPTGGVPARGGAPGAGVPRQSDG, from the coding sequence GTGGGCGCAGGTGCGCTGGTGGTCTGCCTGGTGGGCGGCGGCGTGGCGATCGCCTCGGGACGGGAGGCCGGGCCGCGCTACCGGACAGCGATCGCGAGCACCGGTCAGGTCGAGCAGACCATCGATGCGGTGGGCACGATCGCCTCGGCGACGTTGCGCGACGCCGCGTTCCCGGTGGCGGGCACGGTCGCGACCGTCGACGTCGCCGTCGGCGATGTCGTCGGGCCGGGTGACGTGCTGGCAACGCTCGACACGACCGCGCTCGAGGATGCCCTCGAGGAGGCCGAGGCCGCCCTGGCCGACGCGGAGCAGGAGCTCGAGGACGACCTGGAGTCGCAGACTGCGGTGAGCGAGACCTCGTCGGCGAGCGTGTCGGCTACGAGCGTGTCGGCTACGAGTGTGTCGGCCACGGCGCCCGGCACGCAGGCGACCGGCACGCAGGCGAGCGATCCAGCCGACCCTGCGGGCGTCGACGCGTCGTCGGACCCGATGCAGGATCCGGGTGTCGTGGCAGCGCTCGCGGCGGTGCGCCGGGCCCAGGACGACCTGATCGCTCAGTACGAGGTCGTCTCCGCCGCGCTCGAGCAGAGCGCGTCGAGCCTCGCGACCTCGGAGTCGGTGTGCAACGCATTCGTCACCGCGAGCGCGGCGACAGTCGAGACGAGCGATCCGGTGGACCCGGTGGACCCCGCGGACCCGGTGGACCCGGCGGACCCGGTGGACCCGGCGGACCCCGCAGACCCGGCCGATCCGGTGGACCCGGCGGACCCCGTGGACCCGGCCGACCCCGACCCGACCGTGCCTGTGGCCGATGCGTTGCTCGCTTGCCAGGCGGCGATCGGACAGGTCGCGACCGACCAGGAGGCCGTCGCCGCGGGCCAGACGGCGCTCCTCGACCTGGCCGTGGCGCTCGACCACGCCGTCACCGCGGCCCAGGAGGCCGTCCGGGTGGCGGTCGCCGCAGCGGCCACGTCGTCGGGCGGCTCGACCGAACCAGCCTCGACCGGACCAGCGGGGACGGGACCGGCCCCGTCCACCGTCATGACGCCGTCGACCTCAGCGACCGCACCGGTCGTCCCGGTCGCGAGCCAGGCCGGGGGCTCGGAGACGACACAGGTCGCGTCCGCGGCGGACATCCTGGCCGATCGGGCTGCGATCGACGTGGCCGAGGCGGAGGTCGCGATCGCGACGGCGGCGCTCGGCAGGGTCAGCCTGACCAGTCCCGTCGTCGGCACGGTCGCCGCGGTGTCGATGGCCGCCGGCGACACCGTGCCCGCGTCATCCACCAGCGCGGTGATCACCGTCATCGGCGTGGACGGCTACGTCGTGGAGACGACGATCGCGGTCTCCGACATCGACACGGTCGAGGTCGGGCAGTCGACGACCCTCACCGTGGCCAGCGCCGCAGGCGTGCTCACCGGAGTGGTCAGCAGCATCGGCATCCTCAACGCCTCGACCACGAGCTCGGACCCGTCGTACACCGTGGTCGTCGCGGTGGACAGCACGGATCAGCCGTTGTTCGACGGGGCCGCGGCGCAGCTGACCATCACGGTGGGAGCGAACGAGAGCGCCGTCACGGTGCCGACGTCCGCGGTGCACGTCGACGGCTCCGTCGCGACGGTCCAGGTCCTGGCTGACGACGTCGTCAGTGACGTGCAGGTGACGACCGGGGTGGTGGGTACGGAGCTCACCGAGATCGCTTCCGGGCTCACGGTCGGCGACGAGATCGTGCTCGCCGACCTGCTGGAGCCGCTGGCGGTCGACGACGACTCAGCCGAGAGCGGGCTGAGCGGCCTGAGCGGATCGACGTCGGGGCAGGTGCCGACCGGCGGCGTGCCTGCACGCGGCGGCGCGCCCGGGGCTGGGGTGCCGCGGCAGTCGGACGGCTGA
- a CDS encoding ABC transporter permease — protein sequence MSWTETLRTGLAAVRSHSLRSTLTVLGILIGIAAVILTVGLGLGTQKDVSEQISALGSNLLIVTPGSSTDAEGMRGGFGSSATLTRSDAQALASEVNAPDVAGVAPEKSSSLSIANSSTNWTTTVVGTTQDWLDVRSREIAAGSFFTAEDEVAGATVVVLGAETATELFGSTDVVGQIVTIADTPFTVVGVLTTEGASSSTNLDDLAVIPLSTAADQVIGGRDRNAVSTVYVQAASADQLSAAHQETETLLLNLHAIGSVEDADFTINSQDSLVSTATAVYRTLTVLLTGIAGLSLLVGGIGVMNIMLVSVTERTREIGLRKALGAPPWAIRRQFLVEATVLGLAGGVLGAGSGIASATVLPDLLGSSIVVSGAAVAGSIVVAIGIGLVFGVYPATRAARLAPIDALRSE from the coding sequence GTGAGCTGGACCGAGACCCTGCGCACCGGACTTGCCGCGGTGCGGTCGCACAGCCTGCGGTCGACCCTGACCGTCCTGGGGATCCTGATCGGCATCGCCGCGGTGATCCTGACCGTCGGGCTGGGCCTGGGGACCCAGAAGGACGTCAGCGAACAGATCAGCGCGCTCGGCAGCAACTTGCTCATCGTCACCCCCGGCAGCAGCACCGACGCCGAGGGGATGCGCGGCGGCTTCGGCTCGAGCGCGACCCTGACGAGGTCCGACGCCCAGGCGCTGGCCTCGGAGGTCAACGCACCCGACGTGGCCGGCGTGGCACCGGAGAAGTCGAGCTCCCTGTCGATCGCGAACAGCTCGACGAACTGGACGACGACAGTCGTCGGGACGACGCAGGACTGGCTCGACGTGCGGTCCCGGGAGATCGCCGCCGGGTCCTTCTTCACCGCCGAGGACGAGGTGGCTGGTGCGACAGTCGTCGTGCTCGGCGCCGAGACCGCGACCGAGCTGTTCGGGTCGACCGACGTCGTCGGTCAGATCGTCACGATCGCCGACACACCCTTCACGGTGGTCGGGGTGCTCACCACCGAGGGTGCCTCCTCGTCGACGAACCTCGACGACCTGGCGGTGATCCCGTTGTCGACCGCGGCGGACCAGGTGATCGGTGGGCGCGACCGCAATGCGGTCTCGACCGTCTACGTCCAGGCCGCATCGGCCGACCAGCTCTCGGCGGCCCACCAGGAGACCGAGACGCTCCTGCTCAACCTGCACGCGATCGGCAGTGTCGAGGACGCCGACTTCACGATCAACAGCCAGGACTCCCTGGTCAGCACGGCCACGGCGGTCTACCGGACGCTGACCGTGCTGCTCACCGGCATCGCGGGCCTCTCCCTGCTGGTCGGCGGGATCGGGGTGATGAACATCATGCTCGTCTCGGTCACCGAACGGACCCGCGAGATCGGCCTGCGCAAGGCCCTCGGCGCGCCGCCGTGGGCGATCCGTCGCCAGTTCCTCGTCGAGGCCACCGTGCTCGGTCTCGCCGGGGGCGTGCTCGGCGCGGGGTCGGGGATCGCCTCGGCCACGGTGCTGCCCGACCTGCTCGGCTCGTCCATCGTCGTCTCCGGCGCCGCGGTGGCCGGCTCGATCGTCGTCGCGATCGGCATCGGCCTCGTCTTCGGCGTCTACCCCGCGACCAGGGCTGCGCGACTGGCGCCCATCGATGCGCTGCGCAGCGAGTAG
- a CDS encoding ABC transporter ATP-binding protein, which translates to MAEPVIELRGAGKTYRTGSIEYEALRGIDLRIDEGEYVAVMGPSGSGKSTLMNVIGCLDTLTAGSYHLAGDDVSELDEVDLAAIRNRRIGFVFQQFNLLSSLSAWRNVELPLVYGRVPGHRRKERAEAALARVGLGDKLANRPGELSGGQQQRVAVARALVGEPALILADEPTGNLDSGSTRDVLSLLDELHGHGRTIVLITHEHDVAQHARRIVRVRDGQIHADEVNAS; encoded by the coding sequence GTGGCTGAGCCGGTCATCGAGCTCCGCGGCGCAGGCAAGACGTACCGGACCGGGAGCATCGAGTACGAGGCGCTGCGCGGCATCGACCTGCGCATCGACGAGGGGGAGTACGTGGCCGTGATGGGTCCGTCCGGCTCCGGCAAGTCGACCTTGATGAACGTCATCGGCTGCCTCGACACGCTGACGGCCGGCAGCTACCACCTGGCCGGCGACGACGTCAGCGAGCTGGACGAGGTGGACCTCGCCGCGATCCGCAACCGCCGGATCGGGTTCGTCTTCCAGCAGTTCAACCTGTTGTCCTCGCTGTCTGCCTGGCGCAACGTCGAGCTGCCGCTGGTGTACGGACGGGTACCCGGCCACCGGCGCAAGGAGCGGGCGGAGGCGGCGCTGGCCCGGGTGGGTCTGGGCGACAAGCTCGCCAACCGGCCGGGGGAGCTGTCCGGTGGCCAGCAGCAGCGCGTGGCCGTGGCTCGGGCGCTGGTCGGCGAACCGGCGTTGATCCTGGCGGACGAGCCGACCGGCAACCTCGACTCCGGCTCGACCAGGGACGTGCTCTCGCTGCTCGACGAGCTGCACGGGCACGGGCGCACGATCGTGCTGATCACGCACGAGCACGACGTCGCGCAGCATGCCCGCCGGATCGTCCGGGTGCGCGACGGTCAGATCCACGCGGACGAGGTGAATGCTTCGTGA